TAGGCCACGCCGAGCGTGTAGTACCCCGCGGCCACGCTCCACAGCACGCGGCCGCTCGCGAGATCCACGGCGAGCGCGCCCCCCGCGGAGTCCACCTCACCCTCGTAGGTCACGAACGCGGTGCCCGACGCGGCATCGACGTCGACTCCGTGAGGCCGCACGACGCCGAGCTCGACGCGGCGTATTTCCGCGAGCGGTTCGAGCTGGAGGATCGAGGCCGAGCCGTCGCCGCGGTTGGCCGTGACCAGCCGGCCGGAGCCCGCCTCGAAGGCGATCTGCGCCGGCCCCGCGCCCACCTGCGCGCGCCCGCGCTGCTCTCCGTCCACGCCCAGCAGAAGCACCTCGCCGCTGGCGGCGAGCGTGACCGCGACCAGGTCATCGCCCACCCAGGCCAGGTTCAGCGGTCGATACCGGGGGGCGCCCGCGGACCCGGGCTCCGGCCCCACGAAGGCCCGCGCCGATTCGCTCAGCGAGCCCGCCTCCAGGAACACCACCTCGTCGGAATGGGAGCAGGCCACCGCGACGACCCGGCCCGAAGGCGAGGGCCGCGCGTCGTGCGGCGCCGCGCACGGTCTCGCCCTGGCGTCTATGGTGAGTTCGTGCAGGCCCACCGCGATCACCTCGCCCGGCGCGCCGCGGGACCCGCGTTCGTAGTCGGCCACGTACCCGGTGCGGGAATCGGCGCTGACCGCGATCCGCGCCGCGCCGCTGGACTCGAGCGAGAGCCGTCCGACCAGCCGGTCCCCGGCGCGCTCGAACTTCCACAGCGTGGGATCTCCGTGCGCGAGCGTCGCGTAGACGTGGCGCCCGTCCGGGGCGACCGCCACGCCGTGCGGCTCGTCCAGCTCGCCCACGCGGCGGTCCAGGGAGAGCTCCGCGAGCCGCGAGCCGTCGCTCGCGTCCAGCACCACCACCGCGTCGCTGGCCCCGGAGGTGACGTACAGCGACCCCCGCGGCCCCGAACAGGCGGCGATCACGAGCGCCAGCGGCCAGACGCCCCACGACTCCTTCATGGACCGGTACGCGAAGAGGTCAGAAATCGGTGCTGAAGGAGAACAGGCCCTGGTTCATGTCCGAGACCCAGACCTCGCCGCCGTGTACCTGCGGCGCCCACGTGCACGTGGCGTCCGTGCTCCCCGGGCAGCCGCCGTCCGTGCCGTAGTCCAGGAAGGCGATCTCGCGCCCCTGCCGCTCCAGCGCGCCCAGCAGCTCCCCGCTCACGTCGACCGCTCGCAGGCCGTTGCTGTACCACGCCACGTACAGCACCCCCGCGGCCTCGTCGAGCCAGAAGTTGTGCGGCGTATCGCCGGGGACGCGCAGCGTCGCCACCCTGCGCGGCGCGCTCAGGTTGCTCACGTCCAGCACGTGCACGATGCCGGGCGTTGCGGTGTCCTCCTCGCCCACGAACAGGTAGCCCGCGGCCGGCCAGTACCACGCGTTGTGGGTCTGCCCGTCGAGCGTGATCCGGGACACCTCCACCGGCGCCGACGGCGATCCGCCGGACAGGCCGTTGCCCACGTCCAGGATCACCAGCCCGGCGTTCCAGTGGGACAGGAACGCGAAGCCGTCGCGCACTATCACGTCGTGCAGGAAGCTCGAGCCCGCGTAGAACTGCGAGACGATGGCCGGGTTGCCCGGGTCGGAGACGTCGACGATGCGCAGCCCGCTGGTGGGAGCCCCCCCGTCCACCACCACGTAGAGCTGGTTGCCGTCGATCCAGACGTTGTGCACGCCCGGCAGCAGGTCGGAGGGCTTGAAGCGGGCGATGATCGTGGGGTGATCGGGATCGGCGAGGTCGAGCAGCGTAACGCCGTTCTCGCCGTCCGAGGATGACTCGTGGGTGGCGACCGCGAGCGCGCCGTCAGCGCTGACCTTGACGTCGTTGACCACGCGCGCGTCGATGGTGATGGAGTCCGTCCGCGCCGGCGCCGCGGGGGAGGAAATGTTCCAGGCGAGGAGTTGGTTGCCGCCCGAGGTCGTGCCGTCCACGGTCCGGAACCCCCAGGTGCCCGAGTAGGCGTTCGCGCCGAACACCCACAGGTCGGACGAAAACCGCTCCGGCACGGGGCCGAGCCCCACCTGGGTGAAGGACCCGCTCAGGCCGCGCGGCTCCACCGCGATCTCGACCGTGTCCTCGACCGCGTCCACGCTGGCGATCACGCGGACCGTGCCGGGCTCGTACCCGACGACCTGCCCGCTCGCGTCGGCGAGGCCCGCGCCCAAGGGCTCCACCCGCCACGCCAGCGACGGGTCGGACACGGCGTCGCCCGCGGAATCGGTAACGACCGCCGAGAGCGCCGCCACGTCGCCCTGCACGAGCAGCGCCGGAGCGTTACCTATGACCACCGCGACGCCCCCCCCGGGCACCGCGGCGACGAGGAGATTCAGCCTGAGGGAGGCCACCTGCTCGCCGGCCAGGTGGGCGGTCACGTCCGCCTCGTAGGAACCGGGCGACGCGCCCTCCGGAAAGTCGACGCTGAACGCCACCGTCCGGCTCGCCCCGGCGTTGAGGGTGGCGATCTCTGCGTCCTGCAGGATCACGCTGGCCCCGAGCGCCGGCTGCTGCGCCCCGTCCCGGATCTGGCTGGCTCGCAGCTCCACCGGCCCCGCCGCGGCGTCGCCATCGTTGCGTAGCGTGAACTGCCCGGAGCGCTCGGACCCGATGCTGATCTCGGCCGTGGTGAAGCGAACGTCGGGCTCGCCCGCCGGAGGCGGCGGCGCGGTGCCATCGGAGCAGGCCGCGAACAGGCCCAGGCCAAGAGCCCAGAACGCGCTGCCAGAGCCCACCCTGGTAGGACGCTCCGCCATGTCATCCCCTCCGGTATGTTTTTGGAACGCGGCCGCACCACGCCGTGCGTCCGCATGCGTCGCCGGCGGCGGTTGCCAAGGCCGGTCGCCGCTGAGACGTTTCTCGCTTCGGATTCCGCCCCACCACCGTAGAGAACGACTTCGACGGCGCGCGTGGCGGCGCGGGTATAACCCACACTCGAATGGCGCGGTTCCATGGGCGGAGCCGCGAGGCGAAGGATGAACCCACCCCGGGACCACGACAACCCCCGGCGCGGCCATATCGTGCCGATCGGCGGCGCCGAGGAAAAGCTGCGCGACGCGGCCATTCTGAAGCGCTTCGTCGACCTCTGCGGAGGGGCCGACGCGCGCATCGCCGTCCTGCCGACGGCGTCGGAGCTGGCCGAAACGGGGCCCCGCTACGCGGAGCTCCTGGGCGAGCTCGGAGCGGGCGATGTATGGTCGCACCGGATCGATTCGCGCGAGCAGGCTGAAGCCGAAGGCCTGGCGCTCCGCGACGCGACGGGCGTGTTCCTGACCGGCGGCAATCAGCTTCGGCTCTCGACCACGATCGGCGGCACCGCCCTCGCAGCCACGTTGCGCAGCGCCAACGCGGCCGGCGTCCACATCGCCGGCACTTCGGCCGGGGCCGCCTTCCTGTGCGAGCACATGATCGCGTTCGGCCGCAGCGGCGCGATTCCGCGCGCGGACATGGTCACGCTCGCCCCCGGCCTGGGGCTCACCAACGCGGTCATCATCGACCAGCACTTCCGGCAACGCGACCGCCTGGGGCGCCTTCTCACGGCTCTAGCGTACAACCCGTTCGCGATCGGCCTCGGCCTGGACGAAAACACGGCGGCTTTCATCGACGCCGGCGACAGGCTCGAGGTCGTGGGCGGCGGCGGGCTCGCCGTCCTGGACCCCTCTGAGCTGGCGCACTCATCGATGGACTCGGCCAAGAAGCGGCAGCCTGTCTGCCTGATCGGGCTCCGCCTGCACGTCCTCACCGCAGGCGCCGCCTACGACGTGCGCGCCCGCGAGGCGTATGCGCCGGGCTCGTCCCACGCGGCCGACCACGCCAAGGCCGTTCGCCATGCGTAGGTCGACGGAGGGAGCGAACGCCCCCCGATGAGGATCCGCGACACCAACGTCTACGTGGGCCCGAGCCTGTTCGCGCATTTCCCGGTCATCCGCCACACGCTGGAGCTCGGCGAGTTGGAGGACTGGCCCACCGTCAAGCTGCCCGGGTCGTTCGTCGATAGCCTGCTCGAGACGCTGCCCGGCCTGCGCGCGCACGGCTGCTCGTACGGCGAGCCGGGCGGCTTCGTGCGGCGCATGACGGAGGACGAGGGCACCTGGCTGGGGCACGTGCTGGAGCACGTCGCCATCGAGCTGCAGAACGAAGCGGGCCTTCGCGTCACCTTCGGCAAGACCCGCTCGACCGATGAGCCGGGCGTCTACCACGTCGTCTACGAGTACGAGGAGCGGCGCGTCGGGCTGGCGGCGGGTGAGCTCGCGATCAAGCTGCTCCACTCGCTCTTGCCGCGGGATCTCCGACCAGCCGATTCGGTGCCGGCGGACTTCGACTTCGTGGAAGAGAAGGAGCGCCTCATCCGCTTCGCGCAACGCAGGGCATTCGGGCCCAGCACGTCCGCCCTCGTGCGCGCCGCCGAAGAAAGGGACATCCCGTGGCTGCGCCTGAACCCGTACAGCCTCGTTCAGTTCGGCCACGGTCGATACCAGCGGCGCATCCAGGCGACCGTCACGAGTGAGACGCGCCACATCGCGGTGGACATCGCCTCGGACAAGGAGCTTACCAACGAGATCCTGAGGGACCTGGGCCTGCCGGTGCCGCAGCAGCGGCCGGTGCACGGTCCCCGCGACGCGGCGCGCGCCGCCAGGCGCATCGGCTACCCCGTGGTGGTCAAGCCGCTCAACGCCAACCACGGGCGCGGCGTGTCCCTGAACCTCACCGACGACGAGCACGTGGAGGTCGCCTTCGCCAAGGCGCGCGAGCACTCGCGGACGGTGCTGGTGGAGACCTTCATCGACGGCCTGGACCACCGCCTCCTGGTCATCGACGGGGAGCTCATCGCGGCCGCCAAAAGGGTGCCCGGGCACGTGGTCGGGGACGGCCGCGGCACCATCGAGGAGCTCGTCGAGCTGGTGAACCAGGATCCCCGGCGAGGCATCGGCCACGAAAAAGTCCTCACCCGCATCGAGCTCGACCATCAGGCCCTGCGCCTGCTCGACCTCATGGGTTACACCCCCGCCACGGTGCCCGCCGAGGGCGAGACCGTCTACCTGCGCTCGACGGGCAACCTGTCCACCGGGGGCACGGCGGTGGACGTCACCGACGTCGTGCACCCGGACGTGCGCGACATGGCCGTTCGCGCGGCCGCTGCCGTCGGACTCGATGTAGCTGGCGTCGACTTTCTAACATCCGATGTTACAAAAAGTTACCATGAAATAGGTGGTGCGATTTGTGAAGTGAACGCGGCGCCGGGCTTCCGCATGCACACCGCCCCCACCGAGGGGTCGCCCCGCGACGTCGCCGGGCCCGTCATGGACATGCTCTTCCCGCCGGCTTCGCTGCGCCGAATCCCCATCGCCTCCATCACCGGCACCAACGGCAAGACGACCACCACGCGCATGCTCGCGCACCTGTTCAAGATGGCGGGCAGAAGGGTGGGGCTCGCGACCACGGACGGGGTCTACATGGACGGCGTACGCACCGTCGCTGGCGACATGACGGGGCCCACCTCCGCGCGCATGGTTCTGCGCGACCCCACGGTGGACGTCGCGGTGCTGGAGACTGCGCGCGGCGGCCTGCTGCGCGCCGGGATGGGGTACCGGAAGTGCGACGTGGGGGTGGTCCTGAACGTCGCCTCGGACCACCTGGGATTGAGGGGGGTCCAGACGCTGGAAGAGCTCGCCGAGGTCAAGCGCATCGTGGTGGAGGTCGCCACCGACGCCGCAGTGTTGAACGCCGACGACCCCCTCTGCCTGCGCATGGCGGCGCACACCGAGGCCAGCCACGTCTGCTACGTGACGGCGAACCCCGAGCACCAGCTCGTGGGCGAGCACATCCGCGCCGGCGGCCGAGCGGTGGTCCTGGAGAAGGGCATCAACGGCCACATGATCACCCTGTACGAGAACGGCGCGCACCTGCCCGTGCTGTGGACGCACCTGATCCCGGCCACGCTGGAGGGGCGCGCCATGCACAACGTGCAGAACGCCATGTGCGCCGCCGCGGCCGGCTATAGCATGGGCCTGGGGCTCGAGGACATACGCCACGGGCTGCGCACGTTCGATGCGTCGTTCTTCCAGGCCCCGGGGAGGACCAACGTCTTCGACGACCATCCCTTCAAGGTGATCCTGGACTACGGGCACAATCCCGCCGCCGTCCAGGCCATGTGCGACCTCGTGGGTCGCATCCCCACCGAGGGTCGCCGACTCGTCGTGCTGGCGGCGCCCGGTGACCGGCGCGACGAAGACATCCGCGAGATAGGGCGCATCGCGGCGGGCCGCTTCGATCACTACGTGTGCCGGCGCGACGACGCGCTGCGCGGACGCGGCCCCGAGGAGGTTCCCGCGATGCTGCGCGAGGAGCTGCTGGCGGCGGGCGTCGCGGACGAGGCCGTGGAGATCGTTCCGGACGAAGCCGCGGCGGTGCGGCACGCGCTGGAGCTCGCCCAGCCCGGCGACCTGCTGCTCGTCTTCGGCGACGCCGTGGCGCGTACGTGGACGCAGATCGTGCAGTTCGATCCCTCCGGAGCGGAGCGCCCCGCCGGCGCAGCGAAGTCCGTGCGGGCCGACGACTCCGATGATCTGCCCGTCGTGACGGACGCCGCGCAGGTTGCCGTCGACCTGGCGGACGCCGGCTGGATACGGGACGAGCGCGGCGTACTCCTGGCCCCCGAAGAGGCCGACTGATGCTGAACGACAAGGACTTCCTGGCGCCCCCGAGCGGCTCCGTGGCGGAGCGCTTCGAGCGCCGGCTGGCGATCTCGGTTCCGTCCCGCAACAACGCCAGGCTGGAGACGATACTGGAGGCCGCCAACCGCGACGACGAGCTCTACGCGCTGCTGCTGGCGGCCAACGTGAACTCCATGGAGCGCCTGGGCATGACGGACCACGGCCCGGTGCACGTGAAGATCGTCATGAACATCGCGCTCAAGCTCCTGCGGCTGCTCGCCGACCGCGGCGTGGTGCCGTCGATCTCGGTCAACTACGGGTTGGACCAGCGAGACGCGGAGGTCGTGGTCGCGCTCGCCGCCATGCTCCACGACGTGGGCATGTCGATCCACCGCTCGGACCACGAATCGTTCTCGCTGTTCATCGCCCACGACAAGCTGCGGACGCTCCTGTCCTCGGTGTACGACGTGCCCGAAGCGACCATCGTCCGGTCGGAGATCCTGCACGCGATCATCGCCCACCGGTCCGGCGCCAGGCCGCTCACCGTCGAGGCGGGGGTCGTGCGCATCGCGGACGCGCTGGACATGGCCAAGGGGCGGTCCCGCATCCCCTTCGAGGCCGGTTCGGTGAGCATCCACAGCGTGTCGGCGGCGGCGGTGGAGGAGGTGCTGATCGAGCCCGGCGAGGTGAAGCCCATACGACTCGTGATCAAGCTCTCGAACTCGGCGGGCGTGTTCCAGGTCGATCAACTCTTCAGGGAGAAGCTGAGGGGCAGCGGCCTGGAGGCGCACATGGAGGTCCACGTGGCGATCGAGGGCGAAACGGAACAGCGCCTCGTCCGCTCGTTCCAGCTCTGATCAGGGGGTCAGCTCTCCGTCGATGATCGCGGCGAGCTCCTCGGCCCGCCGCCACTGTCGCTCCAGCTCGGCGGCCTCGAGTTCCAGCCAGCGCGCTTCCACCGATTCGCCCAGAGCCATCTCCAGGGTCAACCGCTCGGCGCGCCCCATCTCGTCGAGACGGATCCCGCGCTCGCCCAGGGTCGATACCCACGCCCGCGCCGTGCCCGCGGACCCGATGTCCGTGGCCGCGCGCTCGATCTCGACCTCGCCCGCGCCACGGAAGTTGCTGTGTTGCAGATATCTACGTAGGAGTGCCTCCGCCGCGTCCCGCCCGAACGGGCGACCCCCAGCGCCCTCACCCGGGCTCGATGCGGCGGTGCGAGCGATCGGCTTCGTGAGTCCCCAGCGGCTCAGCCGGCATGGCCCGCACTCCCAGCGGAGGTCGATCGTGGCGTCCTTCCCGAGCGCGAGCCGAAGCGCGCCGGCCCGGGCAAAGGTGAGAACGTCGCACGCTCGTCCGCAGGAAACACACGTCTGGTCTCCGCGCCAGGCGTGGCGGCCGAGGGCCAGTCGTCGCGCGACCGGTTGCAGGAACGGGGGAACCCTATCGGCGACATCCCGATCCCGGTTCAGGACGTAGCTCAGCACGGTCAGGTGCGGGGCCGCCAAGGCGCTGAACGCGGCATTCCAGCGGGCGAGCTTGAGGTAGCGTCGGCGGCGGTCGCGCAGCCGCCGCCCGAAGCGCCACCAGGCCTGCTCCGCGCGCAGCGCCGAACCGACCCGGACCAGCCTCAGACCGGCCGCGTCCACCAGGCTTATGTTCGCGGTCGAGGCCAGCACCGTGCCCTCGTCCTTGACGGCCGCCTCGAGCGCCTCCAGCGCCTCCCACCGGCTTTCGAGCGGCACCAGGCTCCACCCGCCGCAGCGACCGCAGATCAGCCAGAGCCTGCCGTTGTCGGGTCCGTAGGCGGCCCCCTCTCCCGCCGGAAGAGCCTCCAGGCGACCTTCGGGAAACGGATGTCCGCAGCTCAAGCACAGCCGGAGCACGTGCACCACCGGGGCCGGAGTATCGTGAAACTGCTCTGGGGTGTACTCGTAAAAGAAATGTAGCCGCTCCGATCGGTACGGTCTCGACCGCGGCGGGGCAAACCCTGGGAGGGAGCAATGCTAGAACTGCTGATCGCGGGCGGGGCCACCGCCCTGAGCTATATCAAGACGCGCGACTTCACGCGCAATCGCCTCAAGTACGTGGACAAGGCGCAGAGCCGCACCGCGGCCATGGTGGCGGGCGGCGTGACCGCGCTCGCCGCCGCCCCGATCGTCGCCATCCTGCCGGTGGTCGGAGCGGTGACCGCGGTGGCGTTGGGCGGCGGCGTAGGGCTAGGCGTCTACCGGGGCCAGAGCGCGATCCGCCGACGCCTGCGCTCGCCCTGACGCGCTACCGCGACTCGTCCTCCAGCTCCACGCCCAGGCCGTCGGCGATGCGGTTGACGTAGCTGAAGTAGGCGACGACGCTCGCCACGTCGTGGATGGCGCGGTCGTCCAGCCCCACGACGCGCAGCGGCGCCAGGTCGCCCTCGTTCATTTCCCATGGGGTCGCGCCCAGCTTCTGCGCGTACTCCAGGATCGCGCGTAGCCGGTCGGGCACCTCCGCGGACCGCCAGTCCCGCCGAATCGCGCGCTCCAACTCGGGTGCTCCAGATGCCTTACGGAGCGCCGCCCCGTGGTGCTCGATTCAGTAGCGGCACTTGTTCATGACCGACACCACGACCGCTATCGCCTCCCTCTCCGTGCGGCTCAGCGGCGACTCTCCGAACATCAGGTTGCGGTAGAGCGCCAGGTGGTCCGCCAGCGCTTTCGGCGCAATGGAGTGGATCTTCAGGATGTTGTCGACGGGGCCACCGGCTGGGCCGACGGCGCGGGCGTAGGCGCGCGCGACGTCACCCTCCGCCTCGTCCTCCGGAATCATTCTGATCCAGGCCATGACTCGCTCGTTGCGGTGCGGCGCGACCGACGACCGGCGGCTCGCGCGTGGCGAAGCAACCGTGAAGGACACCCGGCGTCAAGGCGTAACCCTGCGACCTCCCCTACTATTTCGAGGACATGGACAGCGACCCCGGAGCCATCTACGCCGAACGGGCCCGACGCTTCGGCGCCGAAAGGGACCACGTAGCGGCGCGCGCGGCGTGGGCGTCGTACGCCCGCCTGGCCACGTTCGGGCTGGCGCTGGCCGGCGGCGTGTGGGCTGAGGAGACGCGCAGCCTGCTCGGCTTTGCGGCGCTCGCCGCGGGGCTCGTCGGGTTCGCCGCGGCGGTCGTCGTGCACCGCAAGCTGGAGGAGCGGGCGGCGTGGTCCGGCGCGCTCGCGGACCTCAACGCCCTCGGCCCCGCGCGGCTCGCCCGCCGCTGGGAGTCTCTCGAGCCGCGCCCCCCGGCCACCGACACCGTCCGCCACGCGTACGCCGACGACCTCGACGTCTTCGGCGAGGCCGGACTGAGCCAGATCCTGGGGCCCGTCGGGACCCCGGCGGGCAGGCGAATCCTGGAGGGCTGGCTGCTGGCGCCGGCGCGCTGGCGCGACGTGGAGAAGCGGCAGGCGGCGGTGGCGGAGCTTGCAGAGGCCCGGGACCTGCGCGACGCGGTCGCGGCGTACGGGCAGCGCGCCGGCCGGGTGGACCCCGCCGAGGTGGAGCCGCTGCTGGCGTGGGCCGAGGGCGGCCCGGCGGCCGGCCCCGGGCGCGGCGTG
The sequence above is drawn from the Gemmatimonadota bacterium genome and encodes:
- a CDS encoding cyanophycinase, which codes for MNPPRDHDNPRRGHIVPIGGAEEKLRDAAILKRFVDLCGGADARIAVLPTASELAETGPRYAELLGELGAGDVWSHRIDSREQAEAEGLALRDATGVFLTGGNQLRLSTTIGGTALAATLRSANAAGVHIAGTSAGAAFLCEHMIAFGRSGAIPRADMVTLAPGLGLTNAVIIDQHFRQRDRLGRLLTALAYNPFAIGLGLDENTAAFIDAGDRLEVVGGGGLAVLDPSELAHSSMDSAKKRQPVCLIGLRLHVLTAGAAYDVRAREAYAPGSSHAADHAKAVRHA
- the cphA gene encoding cyanophycin synthetase; the protein is MRIRDTNVYVGPSLFAHFPVIRHTLELGELEDWPTVKLPGSFVDSLLETLPGLRAHGCSYGEPGGFVRRMTEDEGTWLGHVLEHVAIELQNEAGLRVTFGKTRSTDEPGVYHVVYEYEERRVGLAAGELAIKLLHSLLPRDLRPADSVPADFDFVEEKERLIRFAQRRAFGPSTSALVRAAEERDIPWLRLNPYSLVQFGHGRYQRRIQATVTSETRHIAVDIASDKELTNEILRDLGLPVPQQRPVHGPRDAARAARRIGYPVVVKPLNANHGRGVSLNLTDDEHVEVAFAKAREHSRTVLVETFIDGLDHRLLVIDGELIAAAKRVPGHVVGDGRGTIEELVELVNQDPRRGIGHEKVLTRIELDHQALRLLDLMGYTPATVPAEGETVYLRSTGNLSTGGTAVDVTDVVHPDVRDMAVRAAAAVGLDVAGVDFLTSDVTKSYHEIGGAICEVNAAPGFRMHTAPTEGSPRDVAGPVMDMLFPPASLRRIPIASITGTNGKTTTTRMLAHLFKMAGRRVGLATTDGVYMDGVRTVAGDMTGPTSARMVLRDPTVDVAVLETARGGLLRAGMGYRKCDVGVVLNVASDHLGLRGVQTLEELAEVKRIVVEVATDAAVLNADDPLCLRMAAHTEASHVCYVTANPEHQLVGEHIRAGGRAVVLEKGINGHMITLYENGAHLPVLWTHLIPATLEGRAMHNVQNAMCAAAAGYSMGLGLEDIRHGLRTFDASFFQAPGRTNVFDDHPFKVILDYGHNPAAVQAMCDLVGRIPTEGRRLVVLAAPGDRRDEDIREIGRIAAGRFDHYVCRRDDALRGRGPEEVPAMLREELLAAGVADEAVEIVPDEAAAVRHALELAQPGDLLLVFGDAVARTWTQIVQFDPSGAERPAGAAKSVRADDSDDLPVVTDAAQVAVDLADAGWIRDERGVLLAPEEAD
- a CDS encoding HD domain-containing protein, which translates into the protein MLNDKDFLAPPSGSVAERFERRLAISVPSRNNARLETILEAANRDDELYALLLAANVNSMERLGMTDHGPVHVKIVMNIALKLLRLLADRGVVPSISVNYGLDQRDAEVVVALAAMLHDVGMSIHRSDHESFSLFIAHDKLRTLLSSVYDVPEATIVRSEILHAIIAHRSGARPLTVEAGVVRIADALDMAKGRSRIPFEAGSVSIHSVSAAAVEEVLIEPGEVKPIRLVIKLSNSAGVFQVDQLFREKLRGSGLEAHMEVHVAIEGETEQRLVRSFQL
- a CDS encoding peroxidase-related enzyme (This protein belongs to a clade of uncharacterized proteins related to peroxidases such as the alkylhydroperoxidase AhpD.), coding for MAWIRMIPEDEAEGDVARAYARAVGPAGGPVDNILKIHSIAPKALADHLALYRNLMFGESPLSRTEREAIAVVVSVMNKCRYUIEHHGAALRKASGAPELERAIRRDWRSAEVPDRLRAILEYAQKLGATPWEMNEGDLAPLRVVGLDDRAIHDVASVVAYFSYVNRIADGLGVELEDESR